From one Lolium rigidum isolate FL_2022 chromosome 4, APGP_CSIRO_Lrig_0.1, whole genome shotgun sequence genomic stretch:
- the LOC124650163 gene encoding expansin-B4-like — MGTLSSLAVLAALLSFVAVGGAVDGSVEFDTSTDLATSGAGADWNASDATKYWGPWTPARATWYGQPEGAGPDDNGGACGFKHVNRYPFMSMGSCGNQPLFKDGKGCGSCYKIRCRKDQSCSGRTETVIITDMNYYPVAPFHFDLSGTAFGRLAKPGLNDKLRHSGIIDIEFTRVPCEFPGLKIGFHVEEYSNPVYFAVLVEYEDGDGDVVQVDLMESRGPGGGRWTRMRESWGSIWRLDSNHRLQAPFSIRIRNESGKTLVANKVIPANWRPNTFYRSFVQYS, encoded by the exons ATGGGCACGCTCTCCTCCCTCGCCGTTCTCGCGGCGCTCCTCTCCTTCGTGGCTGTCGGTGGCGCCGTCGATGGCTCCGTGGAGTTCGACACCAGCACCGACCTGGCCACCTCCGGTGCCGGCGCCGACTGGAACGCCAGCGACGCCACCAAGTACTGGGGCCCCTGGACGCCGGCGAGGGCGACCTGGTACGGCCAGCCCGAAGGCGCCGGCCCCGACGACAACG GCGGCGCCTGCGGCTTCAAGCACGTGAACAGATACCCGTTCATGTCCATGGGCTCCTGCGGCAACCAGCCGCTCTTCAAGGACGGCAAGGGATGCGGCTCATGCTACAAG ATCAGATGCAGGAAGGACCAGTCGTGCTCCGGGCGGACGGAGACGGTGATCATCACGGACATGAACTACTACCCGGTGGCGCCCTTCCACTTCGACCTCAGCGGCACCGCCTTCGGCCGGCTCGCCAAGCCAGGGCTCAACGACAAGCTCCGCCACTCAGGCATCATCGACATCGAGTTCACCAG GGTGCCGTGCGAGTTCCCGGGGCTCAAGATCGGCTTCCACGTGGAGGAGTACTCCAACCCCGTCTACTTCGCCGTGCTGGTGGAGTacgaggacggcgacggcgacgtggtGCAGGTCGACCTCATGGAGTCGCGGGGGCCCGGCGGCGGGCGGTGGACGCGGATGCGCGAGTCGTGGGGATCCATCTGGCGCCTCGACTCCAACCACAGGCTCCAGGCGCCATTCTCCATCCGCATCCGCAACGAGTCCGGCAAGACGCTCGTCGCCAACAAGGTCATCCCGGCCaactggaggcccaacaccttctACCGCTCCTTCGTCCAGTACAGCTAG